The following are encoded together in the Kribbella sp. CA-293567 genome:
- a CDS encoding acyl-CoA dehydrogenase family protein: protein MSDFRQSVRRFMAAEVLPNLAQWERDGELPRELHKKAGQLGLLGVAFPEQSGGGGGSLLDAIGVVEEMHYAGGSGGLVASLLTCGIALPHIVAAGNEDQIAQWVRPTLEGELIGSLAITEPDGGSDVASLRTTARRDGDDFVVNGAKTYITSGCRADFVTTAVRTGGPGAHGISLLVIERGTPGFQVSRKLEKMGWLCSDTAELSFTDVRVPAANLVGEEGSGFVQLAVNFVAERLTLAVQAYAGAQRALDLTVEWCRTRETFGRPLISRQSVQHTLTEMARKVEVARTYVHATAARADAGEEVIAETCFAKNTAVEAGQWVCDQALQLHGGLGYLREAEVERQYRDQKILAIGGGSTEIMTGLAAKRLGFTA, encoded by the coding sequence ACAAGAAGGCTGGTCAGCTCGGACTGCTCGGGGTCGCGTTCCCCGAGCAGTCCGGCGGTGGCGGCGGGTCGCTCCTCGACGCGATCGGCGTGGTCGAGGAGATGCACTACGCGGGCGGATCCGGCGGCCTGGTCGCCTCGTTGCTGACCTGCGGTATCGCCCTTCCGCATATCGTTGCTGCTGGCAATGAAGATCAGATCGCCCAGTGGGTGCGGCCGACGCTCGAGGGTGAACTGATCGGATCGCTGGCGATCACCGAGCCGGACGGTGGCTCCGACGTCGCCTCGCTCCGGACCACGGCGCGACGCGACGGGGACGACTTCGTCGTCAACGGGGCCAAGACGTACATCACCTCGGGTTGCCGCGCGGACTTCGTGACCACGGCGGTCCGGACCGGCGGACCGGGCGCGCACGGCATCAGCCTGCTGGTGATCGAGCGCGGAACGCCCGGCTTCCAGGTCTCCCGCAAGCTGGAGAAGATGGGCTGGCTGTGCTCGGACACGGCCGAGTTGTCGTTCACCGATGTCCGGGTGCCGGCGGCCAACCTGGTCGGCGAGGAGGGGAGCGGGTTCGTCCAGCTCGCGGTGAACTTCGTCGCGGAGCGGCTGACCCTCGCCGTACAGGCGTACGCCGGGGCACAACGGGCGCTGGATCTCACCGTCGAGTGGTGCAGGACTCGGGAGACCTTCGGCAGGCCACTGATCTCCCGGCAGAGCGTGCAGCACACGCTGACCGAGATGGCTCGGAAGGTCGAGGTCGCTCGGACTTATGTGCACGCGACAGCCGCGCGGGCGGACGCCGGCGAAGAAGTGATCGCCGAGACGTGCTTCGCCAAGAACACCGCGGTCGAGGCGGGTCAGTGGGTGTGTGACCAGGCGCTGCAACTGCACGGTGGGCTCGGCTATCTGCGCGAGGCCGAGGTGGAGCGCCAGTACCGCGACCAGAAGATCCTCGCGATCGGCGGCGGCAGCACCGAGATCATGACGGGTTTGGCAGCCAAACGACTGGGGTTCACCGCATGA